Proteins encoded in a region of the Streptacidiphilus rugosus AM-16 genome:
- a CDS encoding IS3 family transposase (programmed frameshift), translating into MGRRSPYPEELRNDAVALYRAAGSRLTYAAVAADVGVTGETLRSWVRQADEQAGRARGSAAALDHDEELARLRAELGRLRKAEAGVAVGAGDPAAGGPVFRPGDEGMTGRWDFISVHRADFGVQRMCRVLGVSRSGYYRWMVGAAARAERRADDDALVAEIREIHADHRGTYGVRRVHAELRGLGHMVNHKRVERLMRLNGIEGRHLRRRRRTTVPDRLAPPAPDLVRRDFTAGNLDEKWCGDITYVQVGGTWLYLACVLDICSRRVLGWSMATHMRTELVVDALTMAVATRGGHVEGVIFHADRGSQYTSAVFAQVSGHFGIRRSIGRVGSSYDNALAESFWRGLKREAMQQVFATVRQARLEIFQWLTYYNARRRHRSLGYLSPVEFEQQHRAEHRLTLAA; encoded by the exons ATCGCGCGGCCGGCAGTCGGCTCACATATGCCGCGGTGGCGGCAGATGTCGGGGTGACCGGCGAGACGCTACGGTCCTGGGTGCGTCAGGCCGACGAGCAGGCGGGCCGGGCCCGCGGCAGCGCGGCCGCCCTGGACCACGATGAGGAACTGGCCCGGCTGCGGGCGGAGCTCGGCAGGCTGCGCAAGGCCGAGGCCG GAGTGGCAGTTGGAGCGGGAGATCCTGCGGCGGGCGGCCCAGTATTTCGCCCGGGAGATGAGGGCATGACCGGCCGCTGGGACTTCATCTCCGTCCACCGCGCCGACTTCGGTGTGCAGCGGATGTGCCGTGTTCTCGGGGTGTCGCGTTCGGGCTACTACCGTTGGATGGTCGGCGCGGCCGCCCGCGCCGAGCGCCGGGCGGACGACGACGCGCTGGTCGCGGAGATCCGCGAAATCCACGCCGACCACCGTGGCACCTACGGAGTGCGGCGCGTGCACGCCGAGTTGCGGGGCCTCGGGCACATGGTCAACCACAAGCGGGTCGAGCGTCTGATGCGGCTGAACGGGATCGAGGGCCGGCATCTGCGCCGGCGCAGGCGGACCACCGTCCCTGACCGGCTCGCGCCGCCAGCGCCGGATCTGGTCCGACGCGATTTCACTGCCGGGAACCTGGACGAGAAGTGGTGCGGCGACATCACATACGTGCAGGTCGGCGGCACGTGGCTCTACCTGGCCTGCGTCCTGGACATCTGCTCGCGCCGGGTGCTCGGCTGGTCGATGGCCACCCACATGCGGACCGAATTGGTCGTCGACGCGCTCACGATGGCGGTGGCGACCCGCGGCGGCCACGTCGAGGGAGTGATCTTCCACGCGGACAGGGGATCGCAATACACCTCAGCCGTGTTCGCCCAGGTCAGCGGCCATTTCGGCATCCGCAGGAGCATCGGTCGTGTCGGGTCGAGCTACGACAACGCGCTGGCCGAGAGCTTCTGGCGGGGGCTGAAGAGAGAAGCGATGCAGCAGGTGTTCGCGACGGTGCGACAGGCCAGGCTGGAGATCTTCCAGTGGCTGACCTACTACAACGCCCGAAGGCGCCACAGGAGCCTCGGCTACCTCTCACCCGTCGAGTTCGAACAGCAGCACCGGGCAGAGCATAGACTCACGCTCGCGGCATGA
- a CDS encoding transposase, which produces MGGRSPRGWGICSRGRSRGRCSRTWSRVCCRTWAGRTAGRWRGGHASPHRIQKFLGEASWDADALLAEVQNYVAAELGDDQATLVLDDTQVIKKGTRSVGVAHQHCGVTGDVRNCQVMVMLAYAARRGHSFYEASPGVWTRGFMPRA; this is translated from the coding sequence GTGGGCGGTCGCTCACCGAGGGGTTGGGGCATCTGTTCGCGCGGCCGGAGCCGCGGGAGGTGTTCGCGGACCTGGTCGAGGGTCTGCTGTCGGACCTGGGCAGGAAGAACGGCTGGACGATGGCGGGGCGGGCATGCGAGTCCGCACCGGATCCAGAAGTTCCTCGGGGAGGCGTCCTGGGACGCGGACGCCCTGCTGGCGGAGGTCCAGAACTATGTCGCCGCCGAACTCGGCGACGATCAGGCCACACTGGTGCTGGACGACACCCAGGTGATCAAGAAGGGTACTCGCTCGGTGGGCGTGGCCCACCAGCATTGCGGCGTGACCGGGGACGTGCGCAACTGCCAGGTCATGGTGATGCTCGCCTACGCCGCCAGGCGGGGGCACAGCTTCTACGAGGCGTCCCCCGGAGTGTGGACACGGGGGTTCATGCCGCGAGCGTGA